One stretch of Rhipicephalus sanguineus isolate Rsan-2018 chromosome 10, BIME_Rsan_1.4, whole genome shotgun sequence DNA includes these proteins:
- the LOC119371874 gene encoding venom allergen 5-like → MCPPPRRTFRAPTVLVIVVVTLISLAQGQMYCLKEYKTSPNHTGCKNANNITTVPTYGLQSFYNDVILQLFNSYRSSVAVGNCKPLPTAANMLKLEWDNELAALAYLHSAFLINSSNWPLHDEVENRFTTRFKETGQSVAVMHNTTHRYVSYWNTVIREWFAEHQIMKFEAVGYYDADESTSNVSQMWWAATKHVGCGYSTMLMPNGRDYDHAYVCNFGPAGNVRGRPIYRQGATCTACPKGTRCEPTTGLCAVFDDPPFPPFNEDEMLQQPPVGYADAREPAVTLMVVAAALRVISQRTDMR, encoded by the coding sequence ATGTGTCCTCCACCTCGCCGAACCTTCAGAGCGCCAACTGTGCTGGTAATCGTTGTGGTCACTCTGATTTCCCTCGCGCAGGGACAGATGTACTGCTTGAAGGAGTACAAGACAAGTCCAAACCACACGGGCTGCAAGAACGCGAATAACATCACCACGGTTCCAACTTACGGGCTACAGTCCTTCTACAACGACGTCATCTTGCAGCTCTTCAACTCTTACCGCAGTAGCGTAGCGGTCGGCAACTGCAAACCGTTACCTACGGCCGCCAACATGCTGAAGCTGGAGTGGGACAACGAACTCGCCGCTCTGGCGTACCTACATTCCGCCTTCCTGATCAACTCTTCGAACTGGCCTCTTCACGACGAAGTGGAGAACCGCTTCACGACGCGTTTCAAGGAAACGGGCCAaagcgtcgccgtcatgcacaACACCACTCACCGGTACGTGTCCTACTGGAACACCGTGATCCGTGAGTGGTTCGCGGAGCATCAGATCATGAAGTTCGAGGCGGTGGGCTATTACGACGCGGACGAATCGACCAGCAACGTCTCGCAGATGTGGTGGGCCGCGACAAAGCACGTGGGCTGCGGATACTCGACCATGCTGATGCCCAACGGACGCGACTACGATCACGCTTACGTGTGCAACTTCGGACCGGCAGGCAACGTACGCGGGCGGCCGATCTACCGACAGGGCGCCACGTGCACCGCGTGTCCCAAGGGGACGAGGTGCGAGCCAACGACGGGCCTCTGCGCGGTCTTCGACGACCCCCCGTTCCCGCCGTTCAACGAAGACGAGATGCTGCAGCAGCCACCAGTGGGATACGCCGACGCGCGAGAGCCGGCGGTGACGCTAATGGTCGTCGCTGCCGCGTTGCGAGTTATTTCACAGAGGACGGATATGCGATAA